Proteins from one Rosa chinensis cultivar Old Blush chromosome 7, RchiOBHm-V2, whole genome shotgun sequence genomic window:
- the LOC112178916 gene encoding pentatricopeptide repeat-containing protein At3g48250, chloroplastic, translating to MNRAKAVLTSLRVANSLVLSRVHSTTRPLCSQVTHFPHLLSNQSHSSHFLNTHQSLSFSSTPNSVLQLVLANQWSAELEAELSESHPSLTHDVVIYVLKKLDKDPPKASSFFSWVCEKNGFRPSSSIFSLMLRVLVHKDTMRQFWATLTRMKEEGFYIDVQTYLAISEQLRTGKMDADVAAFKHFYERMIQDNAGDEVVKKVLDVVLGSEWSDKVEKELGELNIVLSDNFVVRVLRDLRVCPSKALGFFHWVSQCPGYEHNSITYNGIARVLGQANSIGEFWSLIEEMKAAGQELDLDTYIKVSRQFQKSKMIEDAVKLYELMMDGPYKPSVQDCSMLLRSIAASGKPDLDLVFRVAKKFESAGGTLSKAVYDGIHRSLTSAGRFDEAENILKVMRNAGFEPDNITYSQVVFGLCKAKKLEEACKVLDDMEENGCVPDLKTWTILIQGHCAANEIDKALICFAKMMEKEGEADADLLDVLINGFIKQTKVDGAYKLLIEMLNTARVRPWQATFKNLIDNLLGARKLEEAMELLHLMKKQSYPPYPEPFVRYISKFGSVEDASEFFKALSVKEYPSSAAYVHVFKSFFKEGRHSEAKDLLYKCPHHIRKLGEVRKLFGSTERSKTTAIG from the coding sequence ATGAATCGAGCAAAGGCGGTCCTCACATCTCTCCGAGTCGCCAACTCGCTAGTACTGAGTCGGGTCCACTCCACAACTCGGCCTCTTTGTTCTCAGGTGACTCACTTCCCTCATTTACTTTCAAATCAATCTCACAGTTCTCATTTCCTCAATACCCATCAAAGCCTCTCCTTTTCCTCAACACCCAACTCGGTTCTGCAACTCGTTCTGGCCAATCAGTGGTCAGCTGAGTTAGAGGCCGAGTTGTCCGAGTCACACCCATCACTGACCCACGATGTGGTTATCTATGTTTTGAAGAAACTGGATAAAGACCCACCAAAGGCTTCCAGTTTCTTCAGTTGGGTCTGTGAGAAAAATGGGTTTAGGCCAAGCTCTTCTATTTTTAGCTTAATGCTTAGGGTTTTAGTGCATAAGGATACAATGAGACAGTTTTGGGCCACTCTGACGAGAATGAAGGAGGAAGGGTTTTACATTGATGTGCAGACGTATTTGGCGATATCGGAACAGCTTAGAACTGGGAAGATGGATGCCGACGTTGCGGCGTTCAAGCATTTTTATGAGAGGATGATTCAAGATAATGCTGGTGATGAGGTTGTGAAGAAggtgctggatgttgttttgGGGTCAGAGTGGAGTGATAAGGTTGAGAAAGAATTGGGGGAGCTCAACATTGTGTTATCTGATAATTTTGTCGTAAGGGTATTGAGGGATCTTAGAGTTTGCCCATCGAAAGCCTTGGGGTTTTTCCATTGGGTGAGCCAGTGTCCTGGTTATGAGCACAATAGTATTACATACAATGGAATTGCAAGGGTTCTTGGACAGGCTAATTCAATTGGGGAGTTTTGGAGTTTGATAGAGGAAATGAAGGCTGCGGGTCAGGAGCTGGATTTAGATACCTACATTAAGGTTTCGAGGCAGTTTCAGAAGAGCAAGATGATAGAGGATGCAGTGAAGCTTTATGAACTCATGATGGATGGCCCTTATAAGCCTTCTGTTCAGGATTGCAGCATGCTTTTAAGGAGCATCGCAGCAAGTGGGAAGCCGGATTTGGATTTGGTGTTTAGAGTTGCAAAGAAATTTGAGTCTGCAGGGGGTACACTATCTAAGGCTGTCTATGATGGGATTCACAGGTCTTTGACGAGTGCAGGTAGATTTGATGAAGCAGAGAATATTTTGAAGGTTATGAGAAACGCGGGGTTTGAGCCAGACAACATTACATATAGCCAAGTGGTCTTTGGACTTTGCAAGGCCAAGAAACTCGAAGAAGCCTGTAAAGTGCTGGATGATATGGAAGAAAATGGATGTGTTCCTGATTTAAAGACTTGGACgattttgattcaaggccaTTGTGCTGCTAATGAAATTGACAAGGCGCTGATTTGTTTTGCAAAGATGATGGAAAAAGAAGGTGAAGCGGATGCGGATCTTCTAGATGTCTTGATAAATGGATTCATTAAGCAGACGAAGGTAGATGGTGCATACAAACTGCTTATTGAAATGTTGAATACAGCTCGTGTAAGACCTTGGCAAGCCACGTTCAAAAATCTTATCGACAACCTACTGGGAGCTAGAAAACTCGAGGAAGCAATGGAGCTTCTTCACTTAATGAAGAAGCAGAGCTACCCGCCTTATCCGGAGCCTTTTGTCCGATACATATCAAAGTTTGGTTCTGTGGAGGATGCTTCAGAATTTTTCAAGGCATTGTCTGTGAAGGAATATCCATCCTCTGCAGCTTATGTCCAcgttttcaaatcattcttTAAAGAAGGTAGACACTCTGAGGCCAAGGATCTGCTTTATAAATGCCCCCATCATATCCGAAAACTTGGTGAAGTTCGGAAACTTTTTGGTTCTACAGAAAGAAGCAAGACTACTGCTATTGGTTAA
- the LOC112179490 gene encoding pachytene checkpoint protein 2 homolog translates to MSAPSPMEIYVQNPQHADIPDQNGVVQVVASTPSPIILQDKVLVSVEVCLKPSSTARIDDVRSAVERMLEKRSLSYTDGPVPVPSDDLFLTQNVERICICDTDEWLQNHDILLFWQARPVVHVFQLSEEGACEDVSGEGQSSTFNEWILPAKEFDGMWESLIYESGLKQRLLRYAASALHFTEKGVNPFLVSWNRIVLLHGPPGTGKTSLCKALAQKLSIRFNSRYPQSQLIEVNAHSLFSKWFSESGKLVAKLFQKIQEMVEEETNLVFVLIDEVESLAAARKSALSGSEPSDSIRVVNALLTQLDKLKSSPNVIILTTSNITAAIDIAFVDRADIKAYVGPPTLQARYEILRSCLLELIRTGILSNFEGCESLMLPNYASLKERLNMPQIHDTQTPLHLCRQLLETAEACEGLSGRSLRKLPFLAHAALSNPYSCDPSKFLCAMTDTARRERSELPD, encoded by the exons ATGAGTGCTCCGAGTCCAATGGAGATCTACGTGCAAAACCCCCAACACGCCGACATCCCAGACCAAAACGGCGTCGTCCAAGTCGTCGCTTCAACTCCTTCTCCTATCATTCTCCAGGACAAAGTCCTCGTTTCAG TTGAGGTTTGCCTCAAGCCGTCGAGCACTGCTCGGATTGACGATGTGCGGTCAGCTGTTGAGAG AATGCTTGAGAAGAGGAGTTTGAGCTATACTGATGGACCTGTGCCGGTGCCGTCTGATGATCTGTTCCTGACTCAAAATGTGGAAAGAATCTGTATTTGTGACACCG ATGAGTGGCTGCAGAATCATGACATCCTTTTGTTCTGGCAAGCGAGACCTGTTGTGCATGTGTTTCAG CTTAGCGAAGAGGGAGCATGTGAGGATGTAAGTGGGGAAGGACAATCTTCTACCTTCAATGAATGGATTCTTCCAGCAAAGGAATTCGATGGCATGTGGGAAAG CTTAATATATGAATCTGGGCTGAAGCAAAGGTTGCTTCGGTACGCGGCTAGTGCATTACATTTTACTGAAAAGGGTGTTAATCCTTTCCTTGTGTCATGGAATCG CATTGTTCTTTTACATGGGCCTCCAGGGACTGGAAAAACCTCTTTATGTAAAGCATTGGCTCAGAAGCTATCCATCCGATTTAACTCCAG ATACCCGCAGTCCCAATTGATTGAAGTTAATGCACATTCTCTATTCAGCAAATGGTTCTCTGAAAGTGGCAAGTTG GTTGCAAAGCTTTTCCAAAAAATTCAAGAGATGGTAGAGGAGGAAACCAATCTGGTATTTGTTTTGATTG ATGAAGTTGAAAGCCTTGCTGCTGCGAGAAAATCTGCTTTATCTGGTTCTGAACCTTCAGATTCTATTCGG GTGGTGAATGCGCTACTAACTCAGCTGGACAAACTGAAATCATCACCAAATGTGATAATTTTAACAACATCCAACATAACTGCTGCTATTG ATATCGCATTTGTCGATCGAGCTGATATAAAAGCATATGTTGGTCCCCCAACTCTGCAAGCGCGTTATGAAATCCTAAGGTCCTGCTTGCTGGAACTCATACGAACGGGAattttatcaaattttgag GGTTGTGAAAGCCTCATGCTTCCTAACTATGCTAGCTTGAAAGAGAGATTGAATATGCCTCAGATTCATGATACCCAGACACCACTACACTTGTGTAGGCAGTTGCTTGAAACTGCAGAAGCGTGTGAG GGATTAAGTGGACGATCTCTAAGAAAGCTTCCATTCTTAGCGCATGCAGCTCTTTCAAATCCTTACAGTTGTGACCCTAGCAAGTTCTTGTGCGCAATGACAGATACAGCAAGGAGGGAGCGTTCTGAGCTACCTGATTGA
- the LOC112175248 gene encoding uncharacterized protein LOC112175248 produces the protein MKKKLQNDHEQELEILKAVAQAWQSHSGSSRPMTEFDARRRNYKGRLPSRFKLEAMRKAASSSESGTNAKWDFGQSLWDAYEIVAVSKSLTAIANVRFIYWVHYAHNF, from the exons ATGAAGAAAAAGTTACAGAATGACCATGAACAAGAACTTGAAATCCTCAAGGCTGTGGCACAAGCCTGGCAGAGCCACTCCGGCAGCTCTAGGCCCATGACGGAGTTTGACGCGCGCCGGAGAAACTACAAGGGCAGGTTACCGTCTCGGTTCAAGCTCGAAGCAATGAGAAAAGCAGCATCATCTAGTGAGAGTGGTACTAATGCAAAATGGGACTTTGGACAGTCACTGTGGGATGCTTATGAGATTGTGGCAGTGTCCAAAAG cCTTACTGCTATTGCTAATGTGAGATTCATTTATTGGGTGCATTATGCACATAACTTTTGA
- the LOC112178640 gene encoding pentatricopeptide repeat-containing protein At1g08070, chloroplastic produces the protein MVLTTLPISISPAKALTAITVIPQFPQNPKTLILHRCKTTRDLNQVHAHLIKTRLLLNPAITENLLESAALILPNAMDYALSIFDNLEQPDSLAYNIIIRSLTFKQSPLNAIVLFNKMVENSVQPDEFTFSSVLKACSRVRALGEGEQVHAHIVKCGFKSNGFVVNTLIHVYATCGELEVARQVFDGLPERNVMAWNSMLAGYVKNERWGEVVELFRKMLESDIGFDGVTLISVLTACGRVANLELGEWIGEYIEANGLKGNIALVTSLVDMYAKCGKVDKARRIFDGMDRRDVIAWSAMISGYGQANRCREALDLFHDMQKANVDPNEVTMVSVLYSCGVLGALDTGKWIDFYVKKKKMKLTVTLGTALIDFYAKCGCVDDSVEVFNRMPSVNVFSWTALIQGLASNGQGKRALEYFKLMQEKNIKPNDVTFIAVLSACSHAGLVDEGRNLFVSMNNDFGIEPRIEHYGSMVDILGRAGLIEEAYQFIRNMPIQPNAVVWRTLLASCRAKKNVEIGEEALQQIIRLENPHSGDYILLSNIYASAGRRGDALRVRNQMKEERIEKVAPGCSLIQVDGTIYEFFAENKVYPHSEEVYNATHDMMKQIEAAGYVPNTADGRLDAEEDDMQQASVSHHSEKLAIAFGLIRTRPGTTLRILKNLRVCTDCHNATKIISKVFNREIIVRDWNRFHHFKEGSCSCNDYW, from the coding sequence ATGGTTTTAACAACCCTTCCTATCTCCATCTCTCCCGCCAAAGCTCTAACCGCCATAACTGTAATACCCCAATTCccacaaaaccctaaaaccctaatccTCCACCGATGCAAAACCACCAGAGACCTCAACCAAGTCCACGCCCATCTCATCAAAACCCGCCTCCTCCTCAACCCAGCCATCACCGAAAACCTCCTCGAATCCGCCGCGTTGATTCTCCCCAATGCCATGGACTATGCTCTCTCCATTTTCGACAATCTCGAACAACCCGATTCCTTGGCTTATAACATCATCATCAGAAGCCTCACCTTCAAGCAATCCCCTCTAAATGCCATTGTTCTGTTCAACAAAATGGTCGAAAACTCTGTCCAACCCGACGAGTTCACTTTTTCGAGTGTCCTGAAAGCTTGTTCTAGAGTAAGGGCACTGGGGGAAGGAGAGCAGGTTCATGCCCACATCGTGAAATGTGGTTTCAAGTCAAATGGGTTCGTTGTGAACACTTTGATTCACGTGTATGCGACTTGTGGTGAGCTTGAGGTTGCCCGCCAGGTGTTCGATGGATTGCCTGAGAGAAATGTTATGGCTTGGAATTCAATGCTGGCCGGTTACGTGAAGAATGAGCGTTGGGGCGAGGTTGTGGAGCTGTTTCGTAAAATGTTGGAGTCGGATATTGGGTTTGATGGGGTTACATTGATCAGTGTTTTGACAGCGTGTGGGAGAGTGGCGAATTTGGAACTGGGAGAGTGGATTGGTGAGTATATAGAGGCAAATGGATTGAAGGGTAACATTGCTTTGGTTACTTCTCTGGTAGATATGTATGCAAAATGTGGTAAAGTGGATAAAGCAAGACGAATATTTGATGGAATGGACAGGAGAGATGTTATTGCATGGAGCGCGATGATTTCTGGTTATGGTCAAGCAAATAGATGCAGGGAGGCGCTTGATCTGTTTCACGACATGCAAAAGGCAAATGTAGATCCTAATGAGGTTACAATGGTTAGTGTGCTGTACTCCTGTGGTGTTCTTGGAGCTTTGGATACTGGTAAATGGATCGACTTTTatgtaaagaagaagaaaatgaagcttACTGTTACCCTCGGAACTGCATTGATAGATTTCTATGCAAAATGTGGTTGTGTGGATGATTCAGTTGAAGTGTTTAATAGAATGCCTTCAGTAAACGTCTTCTCCTGGACAGCACTAATTCAAGGACTCGCTAGTAACGGACAGGGGAAAAGGGCTCTTGAGTACTTCAAATTGATGCAGGAGAAGAACATCAAACCAAATGATGTGACTTTTATTGCGGTTCTTTCTGCTTGTAGTCATGCAGGTTTGGTTGACGAGGGTCGAAATCTTTTTGTCAGCATGAACAatgattttggaattgaacCAAGGATTGAGCACTACGGTTCTATGGTTGATATCTTGGGTCGAGCTGGGTTGATTGAAGAGGCATATCAGTTCATCAGGAACATGCCTATCCAACCCAATGCTGTTGTTTGGAGGACATTATTGGCTTCATGCAGAGCAAAGAAAAATGTTGAAATTGGCGAAGAAGCATTGCAACAGATAATCAGATTGGAGAACCCTCATAGCGGTGACTACATACTTCTGTCCAACATTTATGCATCTGCTGGTAGGCGCGGGGACGCTCTTAGAGTGAGAAATCAAATGAAAGAGGAGAGAATAGAGAAGGTGGCTCCTGGATGTAGCTTGATTCAGGTGGATGGAACGATTTATGAGTTCTTTGCAGAGAACAAGGTATATCCACACTCTGAGGAGGTTTACAATGCTACTCATGACATGATGAAACAGATCGAGGCAGCTGGTTATGTGCCCAACACAGCAGATGGGAGACTAGATGCAGAAGAAGATGATATGCAGCAAGCTTCAGTTTCTCACCATAGTGAGAAGCTGGCCATTGCATTTGGTCTTATCAGAACACGTCCTGGAACGACACTTCGAATATTGAAAAATCTTCGAGTTTGTACGGACTGCCACAATGCAACGAAGATAATATCAAAGGTTTTTAACAGAGAAATTATTGTTAGGGACTGGAACCgcttccatcatttcaaagAAGGGTCATGTTCCTGCAATGACTATTGGTAA
- the LOC112178641 gene encoding serine/threonine-protein kinase STY13 — MESGSRFYSGDEFRLDSKWLVDPKHLFVGPRIGEGAHAKVYEGKYKNQTVAIKVLHKGETPEEITKRQGRFAREVEMLSRVQHKNLVKFIGACMEPVMVIVTELLLGGTLRKYCLNMRPRCLDTRVAVGFALDIARAMECLHSHGIIHRDLKPENLLLTADHKTVKLADFGLAREESLTEMMTAETGTYRWMAPELYSTVTLRQGEKKHYNHKVDAYSFAIVLWELLHNKLPFEGMSNLQAAYAAAFKNVRPSADNLPEELNLILTSCWQEDANARPNFSQIIQMLLDYLYTIAPPEPAIPSRIFTENTVLPPESPGTSSLMAVRDDGGTPKAQTEDEPKGFFFCFKQCY, encoded by the exons ATGGAATCTGGGAGTAGGTTTTACTCTGGTGATGAGTTCAGATTGGATTCCAAATGGCTGGTTGATCCTAAGCATCTGTTTGTTGGGCCAAGAATTGGAGAGGGTGCTCATGCCAAAGTGTATGAGGGCAA ATACAAAAACCAGACTGTTGCAATTAAAGTTCTACATAAAGGAGAAACTCCAGAAGAGATCACCAAGAGACAAGGGCGGTTTGCCAGAGAGGTTGAAATGTTGTCTAGAGTTCAGCATAAGAATTTAGTGAAG TTTATTGGTGCCTGCATGGAGCCAGTAATGGTGATAGTTACTGAGCTTTTATTGGGTGGGACATTGCGCAAGTATTGTCTTAACATGCGGCCAAGGTGCTTGGACACACGAGTTGCTGTTGGTTTTGCCCTAGATATTGCTCGTGCAATGGAATGCTTACACTCTCATGGGATCATACACCGTGACTTGAAGCCTG AGAACTTGCTCTTGACTGCAGACCACAAAACTGTTAAACTAGCAGATTTTGGGTTAGCAAGAGAAGAGTCATTAACAGAGATGATGACTGCCGAAACTGGAACATACCGTTGGATGGCCCCAGAG TTGTACAGTACTGTTACGTTAAGGCAGGGAGAGAAGAAGCATTACAACCATAAAGTGGATGCCTATAGCTTTGCAATTGTTTTGTGGGAACTCTTACACAATAAATTGCCTTTTGAAGGCATGTCAAATCTCCAGGCAGCATATGCAGCAGCTTTTAAA AATGTGAGGCCCAGTGCTGACAACCTCCCAGAGGAGTTGAATCTCATCCTAACTTCGTGCTGGCAGGAGGACGCAAATGCTCGACCTAATTTCAGTCAGATAATTCAAATGCTACTAGATTATCTTTACACCATAGCTCCTCCTGAACCTGCGATTCCTTCTCGGATTTTCACCGAGAACACTGTCTTGCCTCCTGAGTCCCCTGGTACAAGCTCTTTGATGGCAGTACGTGATGATGGGGGGACACCCAAAGCACAAACGGAAGATGAGCCAAAAGGATTTTTCTTCTGCTTTAAACAGTGCTATTGA
- the LOC112176182 gene encoding protein JOKA2, which yields MASSTMVIKVKYGDTLRRFNARVDENDQLDLDMGGLRFKIYSLFNFQLDADITMTYVDEDGDIVTLVDDEDLRDAMKQNMKFLRIDVHDKTDKSEKSYAKSSGSSTPVRYPLPDITPEPIRELISRVPRDLTPNALGPGFADLVDCFSKMGMSYLLQAGGVSGVKNDSSEKPLAPSANDMKDDGKSETILKSTTEESSSKNSRAKDAVNVTKDVGMSNPPQNAPVDLNVLPADSNPSGPTPINVTPVGASLHTAEERKESEKGTSGQVKGKSLGCGGSTSSAIPALNVNDMSNNHFNQCPFSETPIVNDSAPVAYRRLHPFKRNHSEAMGGMFHTGVRCDGCGCHPIIGPRFKSIVKADYDLCRICFSSIVNVAEYIRIDHPLSYRHPRPFKGMHEQPPWLGPSALPKILRNCGAKPGRPKLDSRFVLDVNVMDGTLMAPSTPFTKIWRMRNNGGLIWPKGTQLMWIGGDRFSKSDSVEIEIPAHGVLAENELDIAVDFTAPESPGRYISYWRMASPSGQKFGQRVWVLIQVDTSLKDSFFESFQGLNLNLPPENVVNFPEQMNFPQQHVGSDFVQPSSSNSVKEPAIPIPVKQPENEQDLNFPINDSLLVGHSIPAPTAPTAPVASATVSYPTVDQSAPVPTAQVASSTVTYPTVDIFEPAPPSPRSSPVVTLPTSSEGTSSENPVEDTLLKELEDMGFKQANLNKEILRRNEYNLEQSVDDLCEVAEWDPILEELQEMGFSDTEMNKKLLAKNNGSIKRVVMDLINGDKL from the exons ATGGCTTCGTCTACTATGGTGATCAAG GTCAAATATGGGGATACACTGAGGCGTTTCAATGCTCGTGTTGATGAGAATGATCAACTGGATCTTGACATGGGTGGACTGCGGTTCAAAATATATAGTCTTTTCAATTTTCAGCTTGATGCTGACATCACTATGACCTATGTTGACGAAGATGGTGATATAGTGACTCTGGTTGATGATGAGGATTTGCGTGATGCTATGAAGCAGAATATGAAGTTCTTGAGGATTGATGTACATGATAAAACTGACAAATCTGAGAAATCTTATGCCAAATCAAGTGGAAGTTCTACCCCTGTAAGATATCCCTTGCCAGATATCACACCTGAGCCTATCCGTGAACTAATCTCCAGGGTTCCTCGAGACTTGACTCCAAATGCCCTTGGTCCAGGGTTTGCGGATCTCGTTGACTGCTTTTCGAAGATGGGAATGTCCTATTTACTTCAGGCTGGTGGAGTTTCAGGCGTCAAGAATGATTCCTCTGAGAAACCCTTAGCTCCATCTGCCAATGATATGAAGGACGATGGTAAGTCAGAAACCATCTTAAAGTCTACCACTGAGGAATCTAGCTCTAAAAACAGTCGGGCAAAGGATGCTGTAAATGTGACCAAGGATGTGGGAATGTCGAATCCACCTCAGAATGCTCCAGTTGATCTCAATGTTCTTCCTGCTGATTCTAATCCATCTGGACCCACACCCATCAATGTTACACCAGTTGGAGCAAGTCTTCATACTGCTGAGGAGAGGAAGGAGTCAGAGAAGGGAACCAGTGGTCAGGTCAAGGGCAAGTCTCTTGGTTGTGGTGGATCTACAAGTTCTGCTATCCCTGCATTGAATGTTAATGACATGAGCAATAATCATTTCAATCAATGTCCATTTTCAGAGACTCCTATTGTGAATGACTCGGCTCCTGTTGCATATCGTCGTCTTCATCCTTTTAAAAGGAATCATTCTGAAGCAATGGGTGGTATGTTCCACACTGGTGTTCGCTGTGATGGATGTGGTTGTCATCCAATAATTGGACCCCGGTTCAAGTCCATAGT GAAAGCAGATTATGACCTCTGCCGTATCTGTTTCTCGAGTATTGTTAATGTGGCTGAGTACATTAGAATTGACCACCCTTTGTCTTATCGCCATCCACGTCCTTTCAAGGGGATGCATGAACAA CCTCCATGGCTGGGTCCTTCAGCATTGCCAAAGATACTGAGAAATTGTGGCGCGAAGCCTGGGCGACCTAAGCTTGACAGCCGCTTTGTTTTGGATGTCAACGTAATGGATGGTACCTTAATGGCCCCATCTACTCCATTTACCAAGATTTGGCGGATGCGCAACAATGGGGGTTTGATCTGGCCTAAAGGAACACAACTCATGTGGATTGGTGGAGACAGGTTTAGCAAATCAGATTCAGTTGAGATAGAG ATTCCTGCGCATGGTGTATTGGCTGAAAATGAACTTGATATTGCTGTTGATTTTACTGCACCTGAGTCACCTGGACGGTACATCTCATATTGGAGGATGGCTTCTCCATCTGGTCAGAAGTTTGGGCAACGTGTTTGGGTTCTGATTCAG GTGGATACTTCCCTCAAGGATTCATTCTTTGAGAGCTTTCAAGGTTTGAACCTGAACCTGCCCCCTGAAAACGTGGTTAACTTTCCTGAGCAAATGAACTTTCCTCAGCAACATGTGGGCAGTGACTTTGTCCAGCCTTCTAGCTCTAACTCAGTGAAGGAACCAGCAATTCCCATTCCTGTCAAGCAGCCTGAAAATGAGCAGGATCTCAACTTCCCTATAAATGATAGCTTGCTGGTTGGCCACAGTATTCCTGCCCCTACTGCCCCTACTGCCCCGGTGGCTTCTGCAACTGTGTCATACCCCACTGTCGACCAGAGTGCTCCAGTCCCTACTGCACAAGTTGCCTCTTCAACTGTGACATACCCCACTGTTGATATATTTGAACCAGCCCCGCCCTCCCCCAGATCTTCCCCTGTTGTCACTCTACCAACATCATCTGAAGGGACCAGCTCAGAAAATCCTGTGGAGGACACCCTCCTTAAGGAGCTTGAGGACATGGGATTTAAGCAGGCGAATTTGAACAAGGAAATTCTGCGCAGGAATGAGTACAACCTGGAGCAATCTGTGGATGATCTCTGTGAGGTTGCTGAATGGGATCCTATTCTTGAAGAGCTGCAGGAAATG GGCTTCAGTGATACAGAGATGAACAAGAAGCTGCTTGCGAAGAACAATGGAAGCATCAAGCGTGTAGTCATGGATCTTATCAATGGGGACAAGCTGTAG
- the LOC121050451 gene encoding uncharacterized protein LOC121050451 translates to MDPQEMSLSPPATDSSSSTFLQPPGVAAAAQQTSTLMPIQLTKENYLLWKSLFIPVLRASDMLNLAEGREKCPPQFLTEEKEKEGENPAYTNWIKRDQRFLTWINSSLSVSLLRYTVEITSGRALWLHLEKLLAENATTHLLQLKDRLKNLDKRHLTAKEYLERAKQIADDLEAAGSPVDDSEFVSCVLKGLPNLYDGFVASIRDRPEPVTREQLQDSLLRYTPPTIVFMLRFFIFGCLALISFLFFEIFSAVSDDYSQNRRNDH, encoded by the exons ATGGATCCTCAAG AAATGTCACTATCGCCTCCTGCTACCGACTCATCATCATCAACCTTTCTCCAACCTCCCGGAGTTGCTGCGGCGGCTCAACAAACTTCTACCCTTATGCCAATCCAATTGACCAAGGAAAATTATTTACTGTGGAAATCATTGTTCATTCCCGTTCTGAGGGCCTCTGACATGTTAAATCTCGCAGAAGGAAGAGAGAAGTGTCCACCACAATTTTTGactgaagagaaagaaaaagaaggcgAAAACCCAGCTTATACCAATTGGATCAAGAGGGACCAAAGATTTCTGACTTGGATCAATTCAAGTTTATCTGTGAGCCTACTCAGATACACAGTGGAAATCACGAGTGGACGAGCTCTGTGGTTACACTTGGAAAAGCTGCTCGCTGAAAATGCAACAACTCATCTACTTCAGCTCAAGGATCGTCTAAAAAACCTGGACAAGCGTCACTTGACGGCGAAGGAATACCTAGAAAGAGCTAAACAAATCGCCGATGACCTAGAAGCAGCAGGGTCGCCTGTTGATGATTCTGAATTTGTTTCTTGCGTCCTAAAAGGACTTCCGAATTTATATGACGGCTTTGTTGCCTCCATCAGGGATCGACCTGAGCCCGTAACTCGAGAACAATTGCAGGACTCACTTCTAAGATATACACCTCCTACTATTGTCTTTATGCTCAGGTTTTTTATATTTGGCTGTTTGGCGCTGATCTCGTTCCTTTTTTTTGAGATATTCTCAGCAGTTAGTGATGATTATTCTCAAAATAGAAGAAACGATCATTGA